ATACGAATCACAGAAAGCTTTTGCTTGTTTTTGTCCTTCATCGCTTGTTTCATATCCTGGTTTAATCGATTAAGAAGACTCATAACTTACACCTCTCTTAGAACTTGCGCTTTCTTGCTGCCTCAGCCTTCTTCTTACGTTTCACGCTTGGCTTTTCATAATGCTTGCGCTTTTTAACTTCTGCCAAAGTTCCATCTTTGGAAACGGATCTTTTAAAACGACGAAGAGCATCATCAATGGATTCGTTCTTGCGAACACGAGTTTCTGCCATTTTCTTTCCCTCCCTCCAGACCATTCCGGCATGAAAACCATGTCAGGAATGCGTC
This genomic stretch from Fictibacillus marinisediminis harbors:
- the rpsU gene encoding 30S ribosomal protein S21; the protein is MAETRVRKNESIDDALRRFKRSVSKDGTLAEVKKRKHYEKPSVKRKKKAEAARKRKF